The genomic segment GACGACCCGGTCCAGGGTGGTGTGCAGCCACCGGAGATCGGCGTCGAGATGGACGATGGCGAAATCGGCGGCGATCACCTCGTCGAGGCGGGCACCGGGGGCGGTCTTGAGCGCTGTCAGCTCACGCAGCCGCTGCGTGTGCGCCCGGCGCTGGGCGATCAGGTAGTCGCGCGCCTGCCCGGCGTCGGCCACCAGGAGCGCGACGACCACCTTGGCGAACAGCGTGCTCGCCACGTACGGCATCGGTGGTTCGACGGTGCCCAGCCAGTGGTCGAGCGCCGCCCGCCCGTCGTCGGTGAGCGCGTAGGCGGTCCGGTCCGGGCCGCCGTCCCGCTCCTGACCGGCCGGCACGACCAGGCCGTCCCGCTGCAGGCGGGCCAGCGTCGCGTAGACCTGACCGAAGGCGAGCGGCCGGGCCCTGGGCAGTCGCTCGTCGTGCGCACGCTTCAGCTCGTAGCCGTGGCGTGGCCCGGCGGCGAGCAGCCCGAGCAGGACGTGCTGAGTGGACACTCCCTCACTATTCGCTGAATGAATAGTGCTGTCAAGAACGGCCCGCGCGGGACAACGCGGGCCGTTCGATCAGCGGGTCCAGGCCGGATCGCGACCGGCCCGGCCGAGCAGCGCGTCCATGCTGGTCGGCGCCGCCTCGGTGGGCACCGGCGGGCCGAACGCGCCCATCTTCTGGCCCATGTCGCCCATCCGGTCCATGAACTCGTGCCCCGCCGCCACCACGGCCGGGTCCACGCTCAGCTCCTGACCGGTGGCCCGGGCCAGGTCCCACCCGTGCACCGTGAGGTCGATCAGCGCCATCGACCCGACCGTCTCCTGTGGTAGCCCCATGCCAGGCGACACGCCCTCCAGCGCGGCCGGGTCGGACCACGCCTCGGTCAGCCGGGCCGTCTCGGTCGCGAACCGGTCGCGCCAGCCGTCGGTCAGGTGGTCGGTCTTGCCGGACCAGTCGACCTCCTCCCGTCGGGCCATCGCCTGAAAGTTGACCACCACGTCGAACAGGTGACCGAGCAGGTCACGCACCGTGTAGTCGGGACAGGGCGTGGGCAGGCCGAGTTGGTCGTCCGAAATTCCCCGCACCACCGCGGCCGTACGCGGCGCCGCGACGGCGAGCAGCTCACTAGTCTTCGTGCTCATAGGGGCAGCGTAGGAGGGTGGTATTGAAGAAATGCGACACGAACCGCGGGGCGACAACCGCGGCATCCTCGACCCGGGCCGATTGCGCCGGCAGGTGCGGTTCCGGCGCCGGATGGCCGCCCCGGCGCTGCGTCAGTGGGTCGAGCACTACTGGTTGATCGACTGGGATCTGGACGAGCCGTTCGAGCAACGGGTGGTGCCGCACCCGACCGTGAACGTGGTGTTCCAGGCGCAGGACGGCGCGGCCGAGCACGGTGAGATCGCCGGCGTCGACACCGGCCTGTTCGCCGTCACGCTGCACGGCGTCGGCCGGGTCTCCGGTGTCCAGTTCCGCCCGGGCGGTTTCCGGCCGTTCTGGCGGCGCCCGGTCGCGGAGCTGACCGGACGGCACGTACCGATCCCCGACGGGCCGGTCTGCCCGGGCACCGACGACGAGCGCTGCGCGCGGCTGGACGACCTGCTGACCTCGTGGTCGCCGGTCGCTGATCCGCTCGCCGCGGAGGCCACCGCGCTGGTCGAGGAGATCCGCGCCGACCGGACCGTGCTGCGGGTGGCCGACTTCGCCCGGCGGCACGCCGTCTCCACCCGCCGGCTCCAGCGCCTGTTCCTGGACCACGTCGGCGTCGGTCCGAAGTGGGTGATCCGCCGATACCGGCTCCAGGAGGCGATCGAACAGGCCGCCGCCGGGCCGCTCGACTGGTCGCGGGTCGCGGCCGATCTGGGGTACGCCGACCAGGCCCACCTGGTCCGTGAGTTCACCGCCGTCGCCGGGGTCTCGCCCGCGGCGTACGCCCGCTCGCTGGCGGCCCTGGGACAGTGACGCGGGTCCGGCCCTGCCGAGCGCGGGCCAACCTGACTCCGCAGTGACGCACGGTGACAGCCAGCCCGGGCGGCGGGCCTCGCCTCGCGCCGCCTTTGCTCTGCACCCACTGACGCAGCACACACGCACGGTGATGGTAGCTGCGCGACGCCGTCGACCATGGGCAACGGGAAGTGCCTGCTCAGCCGCCTGCTGCGCCGATGGCTGCAGAGCAAAGGCGGCGGCAAGCCCGCTCACTCGCCCGGCGGCAGCGGTGACGCAGCGTGACAGGAACCTCAGCTACGGTACGTGACGGGAGCGCGCGTCAGCGGCGGCGGACCGCCACCACCGCCACGTCGTCCTGGATCTCCGGCGGCGCCAGCTCGACGAGCAGCCGCCGGCAGAACTCGTCCAGGTCGTCGTCCACCCTGGTGGCGGCCACGCCGAGCGCTGCCATGCCGTCGTCGATCGTGGCGTCCCGCCGTTCGATCAGCCCGTCGGTGTAGAGCACGAGCGTGGCCCCGGCGGGCAGCACGAACTCCAGGTCGGGCGGGCGCGGCGCGCGTACGCCGAGCAGCGGCGCGGACTGCGTCACGAACTCGACCCGCCCGTCCCGGCTCAGCAGTGCCGGCAGGTGCCCGGCGCTGGCCAGCCGGACCAGCCCGGTCGGCGGGTGGAGCAGCAGCACGCAGATGGTGGCCAGCTCGGTCGGCAGCAGGTTGCGCATCAGTTCGTTGACGCGGTCCAGGATCACGCCCGGCTGGTGCCCCTCGACCGCGTACGCCCGCACCGCGTGCCGCAGCTCGGCCATCACGGTGGCGGCGTGCAACGAGTGCCCGGCCACGTCGCCGATCGCCACCAGCAGGTGGCCGTCGAGCATCACCAGCTCGTAGAAGTCGCCGCCCACCTCGGTCTGCGCGCTCGCCGGCTCGTACCGGACGGCCAGGTCCAGGCCGTTCACGTCGGGGAGCCGCTGCGGCAGCAGGCTGCGCTGCAACGTCACCGCGATCCGGTGCTCCTCGTCGAAGGACCGCTGCGCCTCCACCGCCGAGGCGACCGCCTGGGCGAGTTGCACCAGCACCGGAGTACGAACGGTCTGGGTGGCGGTCGGCACCACAACGTAGAGCGGGGCCCGGTCCTCGCGCAGCCGGGAGGCGGCCACCGTGACGGTGTCGCCGTCCGGCCAGCCGGTCAGCGCCCAGTTGGCCGGTTCGTCGACGCGTACCCGGGTGCCGATCGGCACTCCGGTGTCGTCCACCACCCACGGCACGATGGTGGCCGGCGTGTGCGGGTCGACCGCCACCCCGGCAAGGCAGTCCCCGTCGAACGTCTCGGCGACCACCGCCGCGGGCGCCTTGAAGATCCGCGCCGCGCCGCTCGCGGCGGCCTCCAGCAGCCGGACGAAGTTCGGCGTCGCGTGCATCTCCACAGTGGCGTCGGCGAGTGCGGCTAGCCGTTCGGCGAGCTGCTCGGCCCGCCGCCGGGCCTGGTAGTAGCGCAGCACCGCGTGGGCGGTGGCGACCAGTTCCTCCGGCTCGATCGGCTCGGCCAGGTAGGCGTCCGCGCCCCGGGTGAGGCCCTGCGCCCGGTCCACCACGTCGACGGCGTGCGCGGAGACGTGGATGACCGGGATCGACTGGTTCTCCGCCTTGATCCGCTCGCACACCTCGAAGCCGCTCATGTCGGGCAGCCGTACGTCGAGCACCACGAGGTCGATGTGTTCCCGGGCCACCCGCTCCAGCGCCGACGTGCCGTTCTCGGCCTCGACGGTGATGAAGCCGGCCCGGGTCAGCCAGTTGACCAGCAGGTATCGCTTGGGGCCGCTGTCGTCGACCACAAGCACGGTCACCGGCCCGCTGTCCACCGTCACGCTCCGCCCGCGGGGAGGACCACTGTGAACGTGCTGCCCCGGCCGGGTTCGCTGGTCAGCTCCAGCGTCCCGCCGAGCAGCGTGATCAGCCGGCGCGCGTACGGCAGGCCGAGCCCGGTGCCACCGACCCGGGTCGTGCCGGGCACCTGGTAGAACTCCTCGAAGACCCGTTCGTGCAGCTCCGGCGGGATGCCCACGCCGGTGTCGGTGACCGACAGCGTCCACTGCTCGCCCCGGTACTCGGCGCGCAGGCGCACCTCGCCTCGCTCGGTGAACTTCAACCCGTTGTGCAGCAGGTTGCGCAGCACCTGGGCGAGCAGTACCTCGTCCGAGCGCACGGTGGCCGGCGACGGCGGTTCCTCGACCACCAACTCCACCTCCGGACGGGAGGCGAGGGCCCGCAGCGTGCCGCGCAACTGCCCGAAGACGGCGCGCAGGTCGACCTCGGACCAGTCCGGCTCGATCCGGCCCGACTCCGCCTTGGCCAGGTCGAGCAGCTCGTTGACCAGCCCCAGCAGGTCGCCCGCCGAGGAGCGGATCAGCCCCACCTGGCGGGCCTGCTCACCGGTGAGCGGGTCGGAGGCGGAGTCGGCCAGCAGCCGGGCCAGGCCGATGATCGCGGTGACCGGGGCGCGCAGCTCGTGGCTGACGTTCGCCAGGAACCGGCTCTTCGACTCGCTCGCGGCCCGCAGCTGGGCCGACTTCTCGTCCAGCTCGGCGTAGAGCGCCACCACGCCGCGGTTGGTCTCCTCCAGCTCCTCGGTGAGCTGGTTGTAGAGCGCCATCACGCCCCGGTTGGTCTCCTGGAGTTCGGCGTTGAGCACCGCCAGCTCGTCGCGCTGACTGCGTACCTCGTCGAGGGCGCCGATGAGCTGCGCGTTCTGGGCGGCCAGCTCGTCCAGGGCCGAACCCGGGGCGCGCTCGGCCAGCTCGGCACGAAGCTCGGCGGCGCGCTCCGCCGTCAGCTCCCCGGCATGGTCGGGCACTCGTCGGGACATCCTGACGACCGTATCGCCCTCGACGGCCACGACCCGCAACGTGTCCACCAGACGCGCGACGGCACCGGACTGCGGCTCGTACCGTCCACCGGGCAGCGGACGCAGCGGCGACAGGTCCACCTGCAGAACCCGGCGGCCCACGCCGTCGCGGTCGAGGGCGAACGTCACGTCCGCGCCGTCGACCCCGTGCAGCAGCTCCCGCGCCACCTCGCTCAGCGCGGTGGCGATGCGTACCTGGTCCTGGTGTTCCAGCCCGACCGCCGCGGCCACCTCCCGGCCGCGCTGCCGGACCAGGAAGATGTCCTGCTCCACCCGGAGTGCGAGATGCAGGAGGGGTTCGGTCATGCCGCCCCCCGGGCCACCAGGACGCAGGCGTCGTCGCGGCGGACACCCGCGTCACGCAGCAGGGTCGCGGCGGCCAGCAGGGGGGTGCGGCCGGCGAGCCCGGGATAGTCGTCCAGGTCCCAGCGATCCACCACCCCGTCACTGTGCATGACCAGGGTGGCGTCGCGCGAGAAGGGGTAGTCGTACCCGCGGATC from the Micromonospora sp. WMMA1947 genome contains:
- a CDS encoding PadR family transcriptional regulator; translated protein: MSTQHVLLGLLAAGPRHGYELKRAHDERLPRARPLAFGQVYATLARLQRDGLVVPAGQERDGGPDRTAYALTDDGRAALDHWLGTVEPPMPYVASTLFAKVVVALLVADAGQARDYLIAQRRAHTQRLRELTALKTAPGARLDEVIAADFAIVHLDADLRWLHTTLDRVVDWHREVHS
- a CDS encoding sensor histidine kinase, which codes for MTEPLLHLALRVEQDIFLVRQRGREVAAAVGLEHQDQVRIATALSEVARELLHGVDGADVTFALDRDGVGRRVLQVDLSPLRPLPGGRYEPQSGAVARLVDTLRVVAVEGDTVVRMSRRVPDHAGELTAERAAELRAELAERAPGSALDELAAQNAQLIGALDEVRSQRDELAVLNAELQETNRGVMALYNQLTEELEETNRGVVALYAELDEKSAQLRAASESKSRFLANVSHELRAPVTAIIGLARLLADSASDPLTGEQARQVGLIRSSAGDLLGLVNELLDLAKAESGRIEPDWSEVDLRAVFGQLRGTLRALASRPEVELVVEEPPSPATVRSDEVLLAQVLRNLLHNGLKFTERGEVRLRAEYRGEQWTLSVTDTGVGIPPELHERVFEEFYQVPGTTRVGGTGLGLPYARRLITLLGGTLELTSEPGRGSTFTVVLPAGGA
- a CDS encoding SpoIIE family protein phosphatase, which produces MDSGPVTVLVVDDSGPKRYLLVNWLTRAGFITVEAENGTSALERVAREHIDLVVLDVRLPDMSGFEVCERIKAENQSIPVIHVSAHAVDVVDRAQGLTRGADAYLAEPIEPEELVATAHAVLRYYQARRRAEQLAERLAALADATVEMHATPNFVRLLEAAASGAARIFKAPAAVVAETFDGDCLAGVAVDPHTPATIVPWVVDDTGVPIGTRVRVDEPANWALTGWPDGDTVTVAASRLREDRAPLYVVVPTATQTVRTPVLVQLAQAVASAVEAQRSFDEEHRIAVTLQRSLLPQRLPDVNGLDLAVRYEPASAQTEVGGDFYELVMLDGHLLVAIGDVAGHSLHAATVMAELRHAVRAYAVEGHQPGVILDRVNELMRNLLPTELATICVLLLHPPTGLVRLASAGHLPALLSRDGRVEFVTQSAPLLGVRAPRPPDLEFVLPAGATLVLYTDGLIERRDATIDDGMAALGVAATRVDDDLDEFCRRLLVELAPPEIQDDVAVVAVRRR
- a CDS encoding TIGR03086 family metal-binding protein; protein product: MSTKTSELLAVAAPRTAAVVRGISDDQLGLPTPCPDYTVRDLLGHLFDVVVNFQAMARREEVDWSGKTDHLTDGWRDRFATETARLTEAWSDPAALEGVSPGMGLPQETVGSMALIDLTVHGWDLARATGQELSVDPAVVAAGHEFMDRMGDMGQKMGAFGPPVPTEAAPTSMDALLGRAGRDPAWTR
- a CDS encoding AraC family transcriptional regulator, with product MRHEPRGDNRGILDPGRLRRQVRFRRRMAAPALRQWVEHYWLIDWDLDEPFEQRVVPHPTVNVVFQAQDGAAEHGEIAGVDTGLFAVTLHGVGRVSGVQFRPGGFRPFWRRPVAELTGRHVPIPDGPVCPGTDDERCARLDDLLTSWSPVADPLAAEATALVEEIRADRTVLRVADFARRHAVSTRRLQRLFLDHVGVGPKWVIRRYRLQEAIEQAAAGPLDWSRVAADLGYADQAHLVREFTAVAGVSPAAYARSLAALGQ